One genomic segment of Nocardia spumae includes these proteins:
- a CDS encoding hydrogenase maturation protein — MEDEPVRILLVASAFNSLTQRVHAELRECDHEIGVELALGEDLLRARVARFRPDLILAPMLTTAIPEDVWTTYPVFIVHPGPMGDRGPSSLDWAITEGATRWGVTVLQAVAEMDAGPIWASVNFDVAQCGKSELYRNEVSDAAVAAVLTAVRRFESGDYVPEPLDYGRHDVTGQLRPFLTQQVRRIDWARADTATVLRTLRAADSQPGVLDALFGREYFIHGGHYEDRLRGEPGAVIATRDGAICRATVDGAVWLPQLRPRRVPGGPVTFKMPAADALGSDLPAGVPEVGVSSAEAAVRDTWSELRYREEAGVGYLEFAFAGGAMDTRQCRRLLAAYRDACARPVEVLVLGPQRDFFSNGIHLNVIEAAADPAEESWRNINAMNDLVEAILTTTDTLVIAALAGNAAAGGVMLALAADHVWCRESAVLNPHYRLMGLHGSEYWTYTLPQRVGAEVAERLTTRTLPVGARAAASIGLVDKVFGGSTTQFRDQVRREAENLAAAPELENLLLAKKQRRAADEAVRPLAEYRSEELAHMHRNFFAPDEPYRRLRYEFVAGVKPLATPAYLLG, encoded by the coding sequence ATGGAGGACGAACCCGTGCGCATCCTGTTGGTCGCCAGCGCATTCAACAGTCTCACCCAGCGAGTGCATGCCGAATTGCGCGAATGCGATCACGAGATCGGTGTCGAGCTCGCGCTCGGTGAGGATCTGCTGCGCGCCCGGGTGGCACGTTTTCGGCCGGATCTGATTCTGGCGCCGATGCTGACCACCGCGATCCCCGAGGATGTGTGGACCACCTATCCGGTGTTCATCGTGCATCCGGGCCCGATGGGCGATCGCGGCCCGTCGTCACTGGACTGGGCGATCACCGAGGGCGCCACCCGGTGGGGTGTGACGGTGCTGCAGGCGGTCGCCGAGATGGACGCCGGCCCGATCTGGGCGTCGGTGAATTTCGATGTGGCCCAGTGCGGTAAGAGCGAGCTCTATCGCAACGAGGTCTCCGATGCCGCGGTGGCGGCGGTGCTGACGGCGGTGCGTCGTTTCGAATCCGGCGATTACGTGCCCGAACCCCTGGACTACGGCCGTCACGATGTGACCGGGCAGCTGCGCCCGTTTCTGACCCAGCAGGTGCGGCGCATCGATTGGGCTCGTGCCGATACCGCCACGGTGCTGCGCACCCTGCGTGCCGCCGATTCGCAACCGGGCGTACTCGACGCGCTGTTCGGCCGCGAGTATTTCATCCACGGCGGCCACTACGAGGATCGACTGCGCGGTGAGCCGGGCGCGGTGATCGCCACCCGTGACGGCGCGATCTGCCGCGCGACCGTCGACGGCGCGGTGTGGTTGCCGCAGTTGCGCCCGCGCCGGGTGCCCGGTGGTCCGGTGACGTTCAAGATGCCGGCCGCCGACGCGCTGGGCTCCGATCTGCCGGCCGGGGTGCCCGAGGTCGGGGTCTCCTCCGCCGAGGCCGCGGTCCGCGACACCTGGTCGGAGCTGCGCTACCGCGAGGAGGCCGGTGTCGGCTATCTCGAATTCGCCTTCGCCGGTGGGGCGATGGACACCCGGCAGTGCCGGCGGCTGCTGGCCGCCTATCGTGATGCCTGCGCCCGGCCGGTGGAGGTGCTGGTACTCGGCCCACAGCGCGACTTCTTCTCCAACGGCATCCATCTCAATGTCATCGAGGCGGCGGCCGATCCGGCCGAGGAGTCGTGGCGCAACATCAACGCGATGAACGATCTGGTGGAGGCGATCCTCACCACCACCGACACACTCGTGATCGCCGCCCTGGCGGGTAACGCCGCCGCCGGCGGGGTGATGCTGGCGCTGGCGGCCGATCATGTGTGGTGCCGGGAGTCGGCGGTGCTCAATCCGCATTACCGGCTGATGGGCCTGCACGGATCGGAGTATTGGACCTACACGCTGCCGCAGCGGGTCGGTGCCGAGGTCGCCGAGCGGCTCACCACCCGGACATTGCCGGTCGGGGCGCGCGCCGCCGCGTCGATCGGACTGGTGGACAAGGTCTTCGGTGGATCGACCACCCAGTTCCGCGATCAGGTTCGCCGCGAGGCCGAAAACCTCGCCGCCGCACCCGAGCTCGAGAATCTGCTGCTGGCCAAGAAACAGCGGCGGGCGGCCGACGAGGCGGTGCGGCCACTGGCCGAGTACCGGTCCGAAGAGCTCGCGCATATGCATCGCAACTTCTTCGCGCCCGACGAGCCCTACCGGCGGCTGCGTTACGAGTTCGTCGCGGGGGTCAAGCCGTTGGCGACCCCGGCGTATCTGCTGGGCTGA
- a CDS encoding glycoside hydrolase family 1 protein, whose protein sequence is MRNLSRRRVFGLFAAGTVAALAGPAVLAQARPATPATVPGLGADFLWGVASAGFQCEGHAPDSNWTRYVEAHPDYDRYGDAVDFYHRYRSDIALAAGLGVGVYRISVEWARVQPRPGEWDEAGFAFYDSVLDTMAAHGIRPMLTLDHWVYPGWAAERGGWAHPAMLDDWLANARTVVQRYAARNPLWVTFNEPAFYVVNETTNGGLSPAAVPLMQRRLAQAHNTIYDDIHRAQPGAMVTSNLAYVVGSAEPVVNGPMIDAIAAKLDYVGIDFYYGHTPQDLTRLSPGDTKQLWKMPLQPEGIYYALEYYSRRFPGKPLYIVENGMPTENGAPRADGYTRGDDLRDTVYWIQRARNDGMNVIGYNYWSVTDNYEWGSYTPRFGLYTVDVLADPGLTRRPTDAVEAYRAITRDGGMPADYRPTREPVTCSLVDLPASCADPLTVGH, encoded by the coding sequence ATGCGCAACCTCAGCCGCCGCCGGGTTTTCGGTCTGTTCGCCGCCGGAACCGTCGCCGCACTGGCCGGCCCCGCGGTCCTCGCCCAGGCGCGTCCGGCGACGCCGGCCACGGTCCCGGGACTGGGCGCCGATTTCCTGTGGGGTGTTGCCAGCGCCGGATTCCAATGCGAAGGCCATGCACCCGACAGCAATTGGACCCGCTATGTCGAGGCCCACCCCGATTACGACCGGTACGGCGACGCGGTCGATTTCTACCACCGCTACCGCTCCGATATCGCATTGGCCGCCGGGCTCGGCGTCGGCGTGTATCGGATCAGTGTGGAATGGGCCCGGGTACAGCCTCGCCCCGGCGAATGGGACGAAGCCGGATTCGCCTTCTACGACAGCGTTCTCGACACCATGGCCGCGCACGGTATCCGCCCCATGCTGACCCTGGACCACTGGGTGTATCCGGGCTGGGCCGCCGAACGCGGCGGCTGGGCCCATCCGGCGATGCTCGACGACTGGCTGGCCAACGCGCGCACAGTGGTACAGCGTTACGCCGCGCGCAATCCGCTCTGGGTGACCTTCAACGAGCCCGCGTTCTACGTCGTCAACGAAACCACCAACGGCGGATTGTCGCCCGCCGCCGTTCCGCTCATGCAGCGGCGGCTCGCCCAGGCGCACAACACCATCTACGACGACATCCACCGCGCGCAGCCCGGTGCCATGGTGACCAGTAACCTGGCCTATGTCGTGGGTAGTGCCGAACCGGTGGTCAACGGCCCGATGATCGACGCCATCGCCGCGAAACTCGACTATGTCGGCATCGACTTCTACTACGGCCACACGCCGCAGGACCTGACCCGCCTGTCCCCCGGCGATACCAAGCAGCTGTGGAAGATGCCGTTGCAGCCCGAGGGCATCTACTATGCGCTGGAATACTATTCGCGCCGCTTTCCCGGAAAACCGCTGTACATCGTGGAGAACGGAATGCCGACCGAGAACGGCGCGCCCCGCGCCGACGGTTACACCCGCGGTGACGATCTGCGCGACACCGTGTACTGGATCCAGCGCGCCCGCAACGACGGTATGAACGTCATCGGCTACAACTACTGGTCGGTCACCGACAACTACGAATGGGGCAGCTACACACCGCGTTTCGGACTGTACACCGTCGATGTGCTGGCCGATCCCGGGTTGACCCGCCGTCCCACCGACGCCGTCGAGGCCTATCGTGCGATCACCCGCGACGGCGGAATGCCCGCCGATTACCGTCCCACCCGGGAACCGGTGACGTGTTCACTGGTCGATCTGCCGGCCAGTTGCGCCGATCCGCTGACCGTCGGGCACTGA